One stretch of Fictibacillus sp. b24 DNA includes these proteins:
- a CDS encoding ATP-dependent Clp protease ATP-binding subunit — protein sequence MRCEQCEVNPATIQMSISMNKDKKQFVLCSDCYHKVKQEMNTGGGMNMNFSSFDDIFQQMMNGQAFTDHANEHEKQQTQKGKRGGGFLDKFGRNLTDAAKAGIIDPVIGRDDEVRRVIEILNRRTKNNPVLIGEPGVGKTAIAEGLATKIVEGNVPAKLLKKEVYLLDVASLVADTGVRGQFEERMKQLIAELQKRKNVILFVDEVHQIVGAGSAEGSMDAGNILKPALARGELQMVGATTLKEYRQIEKDAALERRFQPVIVNEPTLDEAIEILKGLAPRYEDYHQVKFTEEALKACVMLSHRYIQDRFLPDKAIDLMDEAGSKSNLQHITIEKSSIEERLEELVKEKEKAAADENYELAAKLRQEELLLDEKLKTQEEDKKAAIVQVEDIQHIVEHKTGIPVRKLQSDEQSKMKELASKLSAQVIGQEEAVEKVAKAIRRSRAGLKAKKRPIGSFLFVGPTGVGKTELTKTLAKEIFGDEDSMIRLDMSEYMEKHAVSKLIGSPPGYVGHEEAGQLTEQIRRKPYSILLLDEIEKAHPDVQHMFLQIMEDGRLTDSQGRTVSFKDTVIIMTSNAGASVKQTKKLGFNTVDVEKETHILDSLGGYFKPEFLNRFDSIVQFQSLKEGHLVKIVDLMLQELSDQLQEQNIEITVTSAAKQKLAKLGYHPSFGARPLRRIIQEHIEDKIADVLLDEEDVQKLTVNVADGQIVVKKA from the coding sequence ATGCGTTGTGAACAATGTGAAGTTAATCCTGCTACGATCCAAATGAGTATCTCAATGAATAAAGATAAGAAACAATTTGTGCTTTGCTCTGATTGTTACCATAAAGTGAAACAAGAAATGAACACTGGGGGAGGAATGAATATGAACTTTTCTTCTTTCGATGATATTTTTCAACAAATGATGAATGGCCAAGCTTTTACAGATCACGCGAACGAGCATGAGAAGCAACAAACTCAAAAGGGAAAACGAGGCGGAGGCTTTTTAGATAAATTTGGCCGGAACTTAACAGATGCTGCGAAAGCGGGTATTATTGATCCGGTTATCGGTCGAGACGATGAAGTGCGCCGTGTGATTGAAATCTTAAACCGACGCACCAAGAACAACCCGGTATTAATCGGGGAACCTGGTGTCGGTAAAACAGCAATAGCTGAAGGATTAGCAACCAAAATTGTAGAAGGCAATGTTCCAGCTAAACTTTTGAAAAAAGAAGTGTATTTGCTTGATGTTGCATCACTTGTTGCAGATACCGGGGTAAGAGGTCAGTTCGAGGAACGTATGAAACAGCTGATTGCTGAGCTTCAAAAACGCAAAAATGTCATTCTGTTTGTGGATGAAGTTCATCAGATTGTGGGAGCAGGTTCCGCAGAAGGATCTATGGATGCTGGGAACATCTTAAAACCTGCACTTGCACGCGGTGAGCTGCAGATGGTCGGTGCTACAACGTTAAAAGAATACCGTCAGATTGAGAAGGATGCTGCGTTAGAGCGTCGCTTCCAACCGGTAATCGTTAACGAGCCTACACTAGATGAAGCGATTGAAATCTTGAAAGGTCTTGCACCTAGATACGAAGATTATCACCAAGTTAAATTTACGGAAGAAGCATTAAAGGCATGTGTAATGCTTTCACATCGCTACATTCAAGACCGATTTTTGCCGGATAAAGCGATTGATCTTATGGATGAAGCGGGATCTAAGAGCAACCTTCAGCATATTACGATTGAAAAATCTTCTATTGAAGAGCGTTTAGAAGAACTCGTAAAAGAAAAAGAAAAGGCAGCTGCAGATGAAAACTATGAACTGGCAGCAAAACTTCGTCAAGAAGAACTGTTGCTTGATGAAAAACTAAAAACACAAGAAGAAGATAAAAAAGCAGCGATTGTTCAAGTTGAAGACATCCAGCACATTGTAGAACATAAAACAGGTATTCCTGTTCGGAAGCTTCAGAGTGACGAACAATCGAAAATGAAAGAACTTGCTTCAAAACTTTCCGCTCAAGTTATTGGGCAGGAAGAAGCGGTTGAGAAAGTGGCAAAAGCGATCCGCAGAAGCCGTGCCGGTTTAAAAGCGAAGAAACGTCCAATCGGATCATTCTTGTTCGTAGGTCCAACAGGTGTTGGTAAAACAGAGTTAACAAAAACGCTCGCTAAAGAAATCTTTGGTGATGAAGACAGCATGATCAGACTCGACATGAGTGAGTATATGGAGAAACACGCTGTATCAAAATTGATCGGTTCACCTCCAGGGTACGTTGGGCATGAAGAAGCTGGACAACTAACAGAGCAAATTCGCAGAAAGCCATATAGCATCTTGCTGCTTGATGAAATCGAGAAGGCTCACCCAGATGTTCAGCACATGTTCCTTCAGATTATGGAAGATGGCCGATTAACAGACAGCCAAGGACGTACAGTGAGCTTTAAAGACACCGTGATCATCATGACAAGTAACGCAGGTGCTTCTGTTAAACAAACGAAGAAACTTGGATTTAACACGGTAGATGTAGAAAAAGAAACACACATCCTTGATTCATTAGGAGGCTATTTTAAACCAGAGTTTTTAAACCGTTTTGATAGCATTGTACAATTCCAGTCGTTGAAAGAAGGGCATCTTGTGAAGATTGTTGATTTGATGTTGCAAGAGCTGTCTGATCAGCTTCAAGAGCAAAATATTGAAATTACGGTAACTTCGGCTGCAAAACAAAAGCTTGCTAAACTGGGGTATCATCCATCATTCGGTGCGAGACCACTCCGCAGAATCATTCAAGAGCACATCGAAGATAAGATTGCAGATGTATTATTGGATGAAGAGGATGTCCAAAAGTTAACGGTAAACGTTGCAGACGGTCAGATTGTCGTTAAAAAAGCGTAA
- a CDS encoding BsuPI-related putative proteinase inhibitor — translation MQKRRRVWHVILIIICISIVVTGCGNKDSQNQSEGREQPVMGDGKGSEKKSRPEEGQDGQAGQNGQGGIVAGSIEPSIKVQEQQNAKGILFRYELKNQTEKEKVFQFSSSQKFDYVIKDKSGKIVYQYSRNHMFMQVLTSLKLKQADVFKQDILVNDLEPGAYTLEVWLTPSGETEDYRQKITFNWN, via the coding sequence ATGCAAAAACGCAGAAGAGTATGGCATGTTATACTGATCATAATATGTATTTCGATAGTCGTGACAGGCTGTGGAAACAAAGACAGCCAAAACCAATCCGAGGGGAGAGAACAACCGGTGATGGGTGATGGTAAAGGAAGCGAAAAAAAATCACGTCCTGAAGAAGGACAAGACGGGCAAGCAGGACAGAACGGACAAGGCGGGATTGTTGCGGGCAGTATTGAGCCTTCAATTAAAGTACAAGAGCAGCAGAATGCTAAGGGAATATTATTTAGATATGAGTTGAAAAATCAGACCGAAAAAGAGAAGGTTTTTCAATTTTCATCTAGTCAGAAATTTGATTATGTAATTAAAGACAAGAGCGGAAAAATCGTATACCAATACTCAAGAAATCATATGTTCATGCAAGTGTTAACTTCTTTGAAATTAAAGCAGGCTGATGTTTTCAAACAGGATATCTTAGTTAACGATCTAGAGCCAGGTGCTTATACGCTAGAAGTTTGGTTGACCCCAAGTGGCGAGACAGAAGATTACAGACAAAAAATCACTTTTAATTGGAACTAA
- a CDS encoding FAD-binding oxidoreductase yields MNIAHTDLLFEMQKRTSEKRATQNETILWQHSRDESYHHPVSPDIVVYPESAEEISSILRFANEHKIPVVPYGAGSSLEGHCIPVKGGISINFQEMNEVLEIRPDDFLVRVQPGVTRTQLNLALKKYGLFFPVDPGADATIGGMAATNASGTTSVKYGIMRDQVRNLQVVLADGQIIQTGGLAAKSSAGYHLTSMFVGSEGTLGVFTEITLKVYGIPESVLAARCTFPSVQTAVEAAIAVLGSGTGIARMELVDERSIVQVNHNSDTAYTEAPTLFLEFQGNPASVTYEASLTKELLESFGGLEWVEERDSKARAKLWEARHNLAYSFKHGYPGKSMMFTDVCLPLSELSEAIVHAREKMDEIGVPGAVLGHVGDGNFHAILMYDAAIDREREKADAVNESIVAYALSKGGTCTGEHGVGIGKAKYLAKEHADTLPIMKSIKKQLDPNDILNPGKIIV; encoded by the coding sequence ATGAACATTGCACATACTGATTTATTGTTTGAAATGCAAAAACGGACATCTGAAAAACGCGCTACACAAAACGAAACCATTCTTTGGCAGCATAGCCGTGATGAATCTTACCACCATCCTGTTTCACCTGATATTGTTGTATACCCTGAATCGGCTGAAGAAATTTCTTCTATTCTAAGATTCGCAAACGAACACAAAATTCCTGTTGTGCCTTATGGAGCTGGATCGAGTCTTGAAGGCCACTGCATTCCTGTAAAAGGCGGCATTTCAATTAACTTTCAGGAGATGAATGAAGTACTCGAGATTCGTCCAGATGATTTTTTAGTAAGAGTTCAGCCTGGTGTAACACGAACACAGCTGAATCTTGCTCTTAAGAAGTATGGATTGTTCTTTCCTGTTGATCCTGGTGCAGACGCGACGATCGGCGGAATGGCTGCGACAAATGCGAGCGGGACAACAAGCGTAAAGTACGGTATCATGCGGGATCAAGTTAGAAACCTTCAAGTTGTTTTAGCAGATGGACAGATTATTCAAACAGGCGGACTCGCTGCAAAATCATCTGCTGGCTATCACTTAACCTCCATGTTTGTCGGCTCTGAAGGTACGCTTGGCGTTTTTACGGAGATCACGTTAAAAGTCTACGGCATTCCTGAATCAGTTCTTGCTGCTCGATGTACATTTCCTTCAGTTCAAACTGCCGTTGAAGCTGCCATTGCTGTTCTCGGATCAGGCACGGGAATCGCCAGAATGGAACTTGTGGATGAACGGTCCATCGTACAGGTTAATCACAACAGCGACACAGCATATACAGAAGCCCCGACCCTTTTCTTAGAATTTCAAGGAAATCCGGCAAGTGTTACATATGAAGCTTCACTTACAAAAGAATTGCTTGAAAGCTTTGGAGGCTTAGAGTGGGTGGAAGAGCGTGATTCGAAAGCACGTGCAAAGCTATGGGAAGCCAGACATAACTTAGCTTATTCTTTCAAACATGGCTATCCTGGCAAGTCCATGATGTTCACGGACGTGTGTCTTCCTCTCTCGGAGTTGTCTGAAGCAATCGTTCATGCAAGAGAGAAGATGGATGAAATCGGTGTCCCTGGCGCTGTATTAGGACATGTTGGGGATGGGAATTTTCATGCCATTCTCATGTATGACGCAGCTATTGATCGTGAACGTGAAAAAGCAGACGCGGTAAATGAAAGTATTGTGGCCTATGCATTAAGCAAAGGCGGTACGTGTACAGGTGAGCATGGAGTCGGAATCGGCAAAGCAAAATATTTGGCAAAAGAACATGCCGACACCCTCCCAATCATGAAGTCTATAAAAAAACAATTGGACCCAAATGACATTTTAAATCCAGGTAAAATCATAGTATAG
- a CDS encoding YbjQ family protein — MIVVTTENISGYEVKEVKGSAFGIVVRARGIGGDIMAGLRGIMGGEIKEYTSMLEDARKQAVDRMVKNATEMGANAIVMMRFDSGEMGNNMSEIVAYGTAVIVEKQ, encoded by the coding sequence ATGATCGTTGTTACTACTGAAAACATATCAGGATATGAAGTGAAAGAAGTAAAAGGATCAGCTTTTGGAATTGTTGTTCGTGCACGCGGAATCGGAGGAGACATCATGGCAGGACTTCGAGGAATCATGGGTGGTGAGATTAAAGAATATACGAGCATGCTTGAAGACGCGCGTAAGCAAGCTGTTGATCGTATGGTCAAGAACGCTACAGAAATGGGTGCGAACGCCATTGTCATGATGCGTTTTGATTCTGGTGAGATGGGCAATAACATGAGCGAGATCGTCGCATACGGAACAGCAGTTATTGTTGAAAAGCAATGA